Proteins found in one Bremerella volcania genomic segment:
- a CDS encoding alpha-2-macroglobulin family protein, with protein MNYSLQRTVPLAILCSCAALMTIWIGSQANLAQGPAGDVKQMEKLYQQGNYKEAYEAAEKLFVDPAQDPKELARTIYVPVQSLQQLGRYPEVDAFLEKTVEAQKDQWRVLQALAAQYQNLNHWGVINDNEFQRGPVRGGGKRVNSIDRDRTRALQLYVEAMKAAQAKDAEPDMALLYEQVTEFFLQNNYGRGAWQLQYLTDVTTLPDYDESYNYGGSNQGAPVDDEGNPIYYHVPKSWNDAKNDGERMRWAMEQVGEYNASRTGLVKLRWASFLSSQFGVQTLQQYQWFFAPRDEDDDNETPHLLALGTLKDNETIARLATGIKRFELPDEFNHIKVWQELIKEEDARRGSAYDQLASVFENRRQYPKAAQTWRDAIQDVGPGSNDHRRKRLEQIVNNLGQFQGGQVNAAGQGATLQYLFRNGTEVEFTAHAIKMEKLISDVKQYLKSNPGRIDYQKVQFQQVGEKILFQNGGNAYLGDQVAKWNQKLDPRPGHLDRRIDVHAPLNNAGAYMVTAKMKDGNVCKVVVWVADTVIVSKQLDQKKYYYVADAVSGKPIQKANVEYFGYKIEQVRNQNRYNVLTKNFAEFSDADGQIILSDNPLTQQYQWLVVARTDKGRFAFLGFQHIWYGRRHDATYNQVRSYGITDRPVYRPNQTLKFKFWTRRSQYDQADVSQFAGQSFNIQLRDPQGNEIFNKQFTADQYGGMDGTWEIPSDAKLGQYNLYTNHGNIQFRIEEYKKPEFEVTIDAPEKPVELGEKITAKINAKYYFGSPVTNATVKYKVERSPYNRHWYPSARWDWCFGNGYWWFAYDYPWYPGYHRWVGCIRPAPFWIGWSHNPPELVSEQEVEIGEDGTVEVEIDTALAKALHGNEDHQYTITAEVRDQSRRTIVGTGNVLVAREPFMVYTWVDRGYYDVGDTIHAHFLAQTLDARDVAGKGQLKLLKITYNEKQEPIETEVQAWKVEMKGEGSVGQTMKATAAGQYRLSLTLTDEAGHTQEGGYIFTIRGQGFDGSEYRFNDLELIPDKKEYQAGDTVKLQINTNRVGSTVLLFVRPSNSVYLPPKVVRLTGKSTVHEIAVLKKDMPNFFVEALTVADARVHDEAKEIVVPPETRVLDLQVETDAKEYLPGSEGTIKLKLTDHTGEPFVGSTVLTMYDKSVEYISGGSNVPDIKEFFWKWRRHHYPQTEHSLNLYSYNLTPKGQLALQYLGAFGQSVADELNEQMDDMVMEGAAMGFGGSGPSRRQSSMRGMMSKNAVADAAMPMSAAAAPMEEFARKSADKSGQQMGQGQGEANLVEPTVRSNFADTALWVGSVETNEKGEAEFKLDMPENLTSWKIRTWAMGQGTKVASAESEVVTRKNLIVRLQAPRFFVQKDEVVLSANVHNYLKTEKSAVVTLDIPTELMSSETQLTQKVTIPAGGEVRVDWTVKVTQEGEATITMKALTDEESDAMQQSFPVYVHGMLKTESWAGTVQPEQNSQSITISVPQDRRPEDSRLIIRYSPSLAGAMVEALPYMIDYPYGCTEQTLNRFVPTVITRKVLGEMGIDLKSIAEHQNNLNAQEIGDPKERNNRWNAAWDGKLKNPVFDDAELEKMVKSGVQRLTEMQNSDGGWGWFSGYHEHSYPHTTAVVVRGLVMAERNGAAVVPDVIQRGKQWLINYQNQEVRKLQNADGKKDPWKSTADNLDAVIFAVLAELDHDNNAMRGFLYRDRTHLSVYGKAMFALALHQVGDAEKLAMLRRNLDQYLVTDQENETAYLKMPADSAWWYWYGDAIEANAYYLKLLAATDADNVTARRLVKYLLNNRKHATYWKSTRDTALCVEAMADYLRATDELNPEMTVEIFIDGEKKAETEFTKQNLFTVDNTVELTGMQVTDGKHKVEVRRKGDGPVYYSAYLTNFTLEDFITKAGLEVKVERRFYRLDRDEDATAKAVGARGQALKEKVVKYKRTLLENESQVTSGDLVEIDLVIESKNDYEYLMFEDKKAAGFEPVDLQSGYNGNALGAYMELRDEKVTFFVRQLPRGKHTLTYRLRAEIPGKFSALPTVAQAMYAPELVGNSDEMKIRIKDLEH; from the coding sequence ATGAACTATTCGCTCCAACGCACTGTCCCTTTAGCCATCCTTTGCAGTTGTGCTGCACTGATGACCATCTGGATCGGATCGCAAGCTAATCTGGCTCAAGGACCGGCGGGTGACGTGAAACAAATGGAAAAACTTTATCAGCAGGGAAATTACAAAGAAGCGTACGAGGCTGCCGAGAAGCTCTTCGTCGATCCTGCTCAAGATCCGAAAGAACTTGCTCGTACGATCTACGTCCCCGTTCAATCGCTGCAGCAGTTGGGGCGTTACCCTGAGGTTGATGCGTTCTTGGAAAAAACGGTCGAAGCCCAAAAAGACCAGTGGCGCGTTCTGCAGGCACTCGCCGCGCAGTACCAAAATCTGAATCACTGGGGAGTGATCAACGACAACGAGTTTCAACGCGGCCCGGTCCGTGGCGGTGGCAAACGGGTGAACAGCATCGATCGTGATCGCACCCGTGCCCTACAACTATATGTCGAAGCGATGAAGGCCGCCCAAGCCAAAGATGCCGAGCCTGACATGGCTTTGCTCTATGAACAAGTGACCGAGTTCTTTCTTCAAAACAACTACGGCCGCGGGGCCTGGCAACTGCAATATCTGACCGACGTCACGACCCTGCCTGACTACGACGAAAGCTACAACTACGGCGGATCGAATCAGGGGGCCCCGGTCGATGACGAAGGCAATCCGATTTACTACCACGTTCCAAAGTCTTGGAACGACGCCAAGAACGATGGCGAGCGGATGCGCTGGGCGATGGAGCAAGTGGGCGAGTACAACGCCAGTCGTACCGGCCTGGTGAAACTTCGCTGGGCCAGTTTTCTCAGCTCGCAGTTTGGCGTTCAGACGCTTCAGCAGTACCAATGGTTCTTTGCTCCGCGCGATGAAGACGACGACAACGAAACGCCGCATCTATTGGCGCTGGGAACGCTCAAGGACAACGAAACGATTGCCCGCCTGGCGACCGGCATCAAACGCTTCGAACTGCCGGACGAGTTCAATCACATCAAAGTCTGGCAGGAACTGATCAAGGAAGAAGATGCGCGGCGTGGGTCTGCGTACGACCAACTGGCGTCCGTCTTCGAGAATCGCCGGCAATACCCCAAAGCGGCCCAAACATGGCGGGATGCCATCCAAGACGTGGGGCCCGGCTCGAATGACCATCGCCGCAAGCGACTCGAACAAATCGTGAACAATCTCGGCCAGTTTCAGGGAGGTCAGGTCAACGCGGCCGGCCAAGGAGCGACGCTACAGTACTTGTTCCGCAACGGAACCGAAGTCGAATTCACGGCTCACGCCATCAAGATGGAAAAGTTGATTTCGGATGTGAAGCAGTATCTGAAATCGAACCCAGGCCGCATCGACTATCAGAAGGTCCAGTTTCAGCAGGTCGGCGAAAAGATCCTTTTTCAAAATGGGGGCAACGCCTATCTCGGGGATCAGGTTGCCAAGTGGAATCAGAAGCTTGACCCTCGCCCCGGTCACCTCGATCGCCGCATCGACGTGCATGCTCCGCTGAATAATGCCGGCGCCTACATGGTGACCGCCAAGATGAAGGACGGCAACGTCTGTAAGGTCGTCGTGTGGGTCGCCGACACGGTGATCGTCAGCAAGCAGCTCGACCAGAAGAAGTACTACTACGTCGCCGACGCGGTCAGTGGAAAGCCGATCCAAAAGGCGAACGTCGAATACTTCGGCTACAAGATCGAACAAGTTCGCAATCAGAATCGCTATAACGTCCTGACCAAGAACTTTGCTGAATTCAGCGACGCCGACGGTCAGATCATTCTGTCCGACAATCCGCTGACGCAGCAGTATCAGTGGCTGGTCGTGGCTCGGACCGATAAGGGACGTTTTGCGTTTCTCGGCTTTCAGCACATCTGGTACGGTCGTCGACACGATGCGACTTACAACCAGGTGCGTAGCTATGGGATCACCGATCGGCCTGTCTATCGGCCGAATCAAACGCTGAAGTTCAAGTTCTGGACGCGGCGTTCGCAGTACGATCAGGCCGACGTCAGCCAGTTCGCAGGCCAGTCGTTCAACATTCAACTGCGCGATCCGCAAGGGAACGAGATCTTCAACAAGCAGTTCACTGCTGACCAGTATGGTGGCATGGACGGCACCTGGGAGATTCCTTCCGACGCGAAGCTGGGTCAGTACAACCTTTACACCAACCATGGCAACATTCAGTTCCGGATTGAAGAGTACAAGAAGCCGGAATTCGAAGTCACGATCGATGCCCCCGAAAAGCCGGTCGAGCTTGGCGAAAAGATTACCGCCAAGATCAACGCCAAGTACTATTTCGGTTCGCCGGTCACCAATGCCACGGTCAAGTACAAGGTCGAGCGTTCGCCGTACAACCGCCACTGGTACCCGAGCGCGCGCTGGGACTGGTGCTTCGGTAACGGTTACTGGTGGTTCGCTTACGACTATCCGTGGTATCCCGGCTATCACAGGTGGGTAGGGTGCATTCGTCCGGCACCGTTCTGGATCGGGTGGTCGCATAATCCGCCTGAGCTGGTTTCCGAGCAGGAAGTCGAGATCGGTGAAGACGGGACGGTCGAAGTCGAAATCGATACGGCATTGGCCAAAGCCCTGCATGGCAACGAAGACCATCAGTACACCATCACGGCCGAGGTACGAGATCAATCGCGACGAACGATCGTCGGTACCGGCAACGTTTTGGTGGCTCGCGAACCGTTCATGGTTTACACGTGGGTCGATCGCGGCTACTACGACGTTGGTGATACGATTCATGCCCACTTCCTGGCGCAAACGCTCGATGCCCGCGATGTTGCCGGTAAGGGTCAGCTGAAACTCCTCAAGATCACCTACAACGAAAAGCAGGAACCGATCGAGACGGAGGTTCAGGCCTGGAAGGTCGAGATGAAAGGGGAGGGAAGCGTCGGCCAAACGATGAAGGCCACCGCCGCCGGGCAGTATCGGTTAAGTCTTACGCTGACCGACGAGGCGGGGCACACGCAGGAAGGTGGCTACATCTTCACGATTCGCGGACAGGGCTTCGATGGTTCGGAGTATCGTTTCAACGACCTGGAACTGATTCCAGATAAGAAGGAGTACCAGGCCGGCGATACGGTCAAACTTCAGATCAACACCAACCGAGTCGGCAGCACGGTGCTGCTCTTCGTGCGTCCTTCCAATAGCGTCTATCTGCCGCCGAAGGTGGTTCGTCTGACCGGCAAGAGCACGGTGCACGAAATCGCCGTCCTTAAGAAGGATATGCCCAACTTCTTCGTCGAAGCCCTGACGGTTGCCGATGCCCGCGTCCATGACGAGGCGAAAGAAATCGTGGTGCCACCGGAGACGCGCGTGCTGGACCTGCAGGTCGAAACCGACGCCAAAGAGTATCTGCCGGGCAGCGAAGGCACGATCAAGCTGAAACTGACCGATCACACCGGCGAGCCATTCGTCGGATCGACCGTCCTGACCATGTACGACAAGTCAGTCGAATACATCAGCGGCGGGTCGAACGTGCCGGATATCAAAGAGTTCTTCTGGAAGTGGCGCCGCCACCATTACCCGCAGACGGAACATAGCCTGAATCTGTATAGTTACAACCTGACCCCCAAGGGGCAATTGGCTCTACAGTACCTGGGCGCGTTCGGCCAAAGCGTGGCGGATGAGCTCAACGAACAGATGGACGATATGGTGATGGAAGGTGCCGCCATGGGATTTGGGGGTAGTGGCCCGAGCAGGCGTCAGTCCAGCATGCGTGGCATGATGTCCAAGAATGCCGTCGCTGATGCCGCCATGCCGATGTCTGCCGCCGCGGCTCCGATGGAGGAGTTCGCTCGCAAATCGGCGGACAAGTCCGGGCAGCAAATGGGGCAAGGGCAAGGGGAAGCCAACCTGGTGGAACCGACCGTGCGATCGAACTTCGCGGACACCGCTTTGTGGGTCGGAAGCGTCGAGACCAACGAGAAAGGTGAGGCAGAATTCAAGCTGGATATGCCTGAGAATCTGACTTCGTGGAAGATCCGCACTTGGGCGATGGGGCAAGGAACCAAAGTCGCCTCGGCCGAAAGCGAAGTAGTCACGCGGAAGAACTTGATCGTTCGCCTCCAGGCCCCACGTTTCTTCGTGCAGAAGGATGAAGTGGTCCTTTCGGCGAACGTCCATAACTATCTGAAGACCGAGAAGTCGGCAGTCGTTACGCTGGACATCCCTACGGAACTCATGTCGAGCGAAACGCAGCTGACGCAAAAGGTGACCATCCCGGCTGGCGGGGAAGTTCGCGTCGATTGGACGGTGAAAGTGACCCAGGAAGGGGAAGCCACCATCACCATGAAGGCGCTGACCGACGAAGAATCGGATGCGATGCAGCAAAGCTTCCCGGTTTACGTTCACGGCATGCTCAAGACCGAGTCGTGGGCAGGCACCGTGCAGCCGGAACAGAATTCGCAGAGCATCACGATCAGCGTCCCGCAAGATCGTCGACCGGAAGATTCTCGCTTGATCATCCGCTACTCGCCGAGCCTGGCAGGCGCGATGGTCGAAGCCCTGCCTTACATGATCGACTATCCTTACGGCTGTACCGAGCAGACCCTCAATCGCTTTGTGCCGACGGTCATAACCCGCAAGGTGCTGGGAGAAATGGGGATCGATCTGAAGTCGATTGCCGAGCATCAGAACAACCTGAATGCCCAGGAAATCGGCGATCCCAAAGAGCGAAACAATCGCTGGAATGCCGCTTGGGATGGCAAGCTCAAAAATCCCGTCTTCGACGACGCGGAACTTGAAAAGATGGTCAAGAGCGGCGTCCAACGGCTGACCGAGATGCAGAACTCGGACGGCGGTTGGGGCTGGTTCTCAGGCTATCACGAGCACAGCTATCCGCATACCACGGCGGTCGTCGTTCGCGGATTGGTAATGGCCGAACGCAACGGCGCGGCGGTCGTTCCCGATGTGATCCAGCGTGGCAAGCAGTGGCTGATCAACTACCAGAACCAGGAAGTTCGGAAGCTGCAAAATGCGGATGGAAAGAAGGATCCCTGGAAGTCGACGGCCGACAACCTCGACGCGGTGATCTTCGCCGTGCTCGCGGAACTTGATCACGATAACAACGCCATGCGCGGCTTCCTCTACCGCGACCGAACGCATCTTTCGGTGTACGGCAAGGCCATGTTTGCGTTGGCCCTGCACCAAGTTGGGGATGCCGAGAAGTTGGCCATGCTGCGTCGCAATCTCGACCAGTACCTGGTCACCGACCAGGAGAACGAAACGGCCTATTTGAAGATGCCGGCCGATAGTGCCTGGTGGTACTGGTATGGCGACGCGATCGAAGCCAATGCCTACTACTTGAAGCTGTTGGCTGCGACCGACGCCGATAACGTGACGGCTCGCCGATTGGTGAAATACCTGCTGAACAATCGGAAGCACGCCACCTACTGGAAGTCGACTCGCGACACGGCACTGTGTGTCGAGGCAATGGCCGACTACCTACGAGCCACCGATGAGCTAAACCCCGAGATGACCGTCGAGATTTTCATCGACGGCGAGAAGAAGGCCGAAACCGAGTTCACCAAGCAGAACCTCTTCACGGTCGACAACACGGTAGAACTCACCGGCATGCAGGTCACCGACGGCAAGCACAAGGTGGAGGTTCGCCGCAAGGGGGACGGTCCGGTGTACTATAGTGCCTACCTGACCAACTTCACGCTCGAGGACTTCATCACCAAGGCCGGTCTGGAAGTGAAGGTCGAACGACGCTTCTACCGCTTGGATCGCGACGAAGACGCGACCGCCAAGGCCGTCGGGGCTCGCGGACAGGCCTTGAAAGAGAAGGTGGTGAAGTACAAGCGAACTCTCTTGGAAAATGAATCGCAAGTCACCAGTGGCGATCTGGTTGAAATCGATCTCGTGATCGAGAGCAAGAACGACTACGAGTACTTGATGTTCGAGGACAAGAAGGCCGCAGGCTTCGAACCGGTCGACCTGCAAAGTGGTTACAACGGCAACGCACTGGGTGCCTATATGGAACTGCGTGACGAGAAGGTAACCTTCTTCGTGCGTCAGCTTCCACGCGGCAAGCACACGTTGACCTACCGCTTGCGAGCCGAAATCCCCGGCAAGTTCAGCGCATTGCCAACCGTTGCCCAGGCGATGTACGCACCGGAACTGGTGGGTAACTCCGATGAGATGAAGATCCGGATTAAGGATCTCGAGCACTAG
- a CDS encoding multiheme c-type cytochrome encodes MPAAKKLTSHLAVLTLGLGLVSALWFWGAAPSPVEAIPHLISQPHPYDYDWPEVYMTLANKCGGCHRPNTKRLDMSTYEALLAGKVGKDRLVIPGNPKDSALMMYIEWDEHAQPGSGMPRTPEMPPDKMEWLTTGQQEAIYRWIENGALEYALPENCNITPLTEMEFPSAKQCQSCHPKQYDEWSRSMHAYAQHSPVFEAFNLTLMERTSGTQGTFCTRCHTPVGTALGENGNRRNIHRSRISMEGVTCVSCHRRSTKHYKSSGRVPVEPGKLIDACMYGPFDDAAGGEAMGTHESQGLPYIKTSQFCGECHDVTNPQGVRLEEAFSEWQNSPAAKQGITCQQCHMGPVQGVPFKDCERPLGRAAVVPDVPEEQIPLRRLTDHTFAGPDYSLLPDTEFPEKLDWMYEVDYRNWNTLTEYQKETITELRKKNRHSNRIAAQKRYEVLSQAADLFVSAPPTAGCGDKVHIDVEVKSKLSGHSFPTGFTAERQAWVSVIVHDEQGRVVFSSGDLDDNGDLRDEHSHAVLAGKVPYDRFLLNFQNKFTALTSEGTDHSVVLSVNRFLTPINIVRPADGVSASFGRPPTFRIAKGSLAPLSKQEQSYPVHLPNEPGIYRVTARLNFRHLPPTLLDRIGTPHLKHLLEVVVLQEWCGTIEVTP; translated from the coding sequence ATGCCCGCAGCCAAAAAATTAACCTCCCATTTGGCGGTTCTGACCCTTGGTCTAGGCCTGGTGAGCGCGTTGTGGTTCTGGGGAGCTGCTCCTTCGCCGGTGGAAGCGATTCCTCATCTGATTTCCCAGCCGCACCCCTACGATTACGATTGGCCCGAAGTCTATATGACGCTGGCCAACAAGTGCGGTGGCTGCCATCGCCCCAACACGAAGCGGCTCGATATGAGTACGTACGAAGCGCTTCTGGCCGGTAAGGTTGGCAAAGATCGGTTGGTGATTCCCGGCAATCCGAAAGACTCGGCCCTGATGATGTACATCGAATGGGACGAACATGCTCAGCCTGGCTCTGGCATGCCGCGCACCCCGGAAATGCCCCCCGATAAGATGGAGTGGCTCACGACCGGCCAGCAGGAAGCGATCTACCGTTGGATTGAGAACGGTGCCCTCGAGTACGCCCTGCCTGAGAACTGCAACATCACCCCGCTGACCGAGATGGAGTTTCCTTCGGCCAAGCAGTGTCAGTCGTGCCATCCCAAGCAGTACGACGAATGGTCGCGTTCAATGCACGCCTATGCCCAGCATAGCCCCGTGTTCGAGGCCTTCAACCTGACCCTCATGGAACGTACCAGCGGAACGCAGGGAACCTTCTGCACGCGCTGCCACACGCCGGTGGGTACCGCCCTGGGGGAAAACGGCAACCGGCGCAACATCCATCGCTCGCGAATCTCGATGGAAGGGGTCACTTGCGTCTCTTGCCATCGCCGGAGCACGAAGCATTACAAGTCCAGCGGCCGCGTTCCAGTGGAACCAGGCAAGCTGATAGACGCCTGCATGTATGGACCCTTCGACGATGCCGCAGGCGGCGAAGCGATGGGAACGCACGAGTCCCAGGGTCTGCCGTACATCAAGACGTCGCAGTTCTGCGGCGAATGCCACGACGTGACCAACCCGCAAGGCGTACGGCTTGAAGAAGCGTTCAGCGAATGGCAAAACAGCCCGGCCGCCAAGCAAGGGATTACCTGCCAACAGTGTCACATGGGCCCCGTGCAAGGCGTTCCTTTCAAAGACTGCGAACGTCCCCTCGGACGCGCCGCGGTCGTGCCTGACGTTCCGGAAGAACAGATTCCCCTGCGACGGCTCACCGATCATACATTCGCTGGTCCCGACTACTCGCTGCTGCCTGATACCGAGTTTCCCGAGAAGCTCGACTGGATGTACGAGGTCGATTACCGCAATTGGAATACGCTCACCGAGTACCAGAAAGAAACCATCACGGAACTTCGCAAGAAGAATCGCCATAGCAATCGCATCGCCGCTCAAAAGCGCTACGAAGTCCTGTCCCAAGCAGCGGACCTCTTCGTGAGCGCCCCTCCGACGGCCGGGTGTGGCGACAAGGTTCATATCGACGTCGAAGTCAAAAGCAAACTGTCCGGGCACAGCTTCCCCACCGGGTTCACGGCCGAGCGGCAAGCATGGGTTTCGGTCATCGTGCATGATGAACAAGGCCGAGTCGTCTTCAGTTCCGGCGACCTCGACGACAACGGCGACCTCCGCGACGAGCACAGCCACGCGGTGCTTGCCGGAAAGGTTCCCTACGATCGGTTCCTGCTCAATTTCCAAAACAAGTTCACCGCGCTGACCTCGGAAGGGACCGATCACTCGGTTGTTCTTTCGGTGAACCGTTTCCTGACGCCGATCAACATCGTGCGTCCGGCCGACGGCGTCTCGGCTTCGTTCGGTCGTCCGCCGACATTCCGTATCGCCAAGGGAAGCCTGGCTCCTCTCTCCAAGCAAGAGCAAAGCTATCCGGTACACCTGCCCAACGAGCCAGGCATCTACCGCGTCACGGCACGCCTCAATTTCCGGCACCTTCCTCCAACACTTCTGGATCGCATCGGAACGCCTCACTTGAAGCATCTGCTCGAGGTGGTCGTCCTGCAAGAATGGTGTGGCACGATCGAGGTCACTCCATGA
- a CDS encoding PQQ-binding-like beta-propeller repeat protein → MRILLSLLCLAAIVSTTAADWRQFRGNDTTGSSASCELPDKWSADDENVAWKVELPGRGPSSPIMVDGKVIVTTADGADLEQLHVLCFSAEDGKKLWQRNFWATGRTFCHPQTTPAAPSPVSDGKHVYAFFGSSDLLCLDLDGNLKWYRGLGHEHPKAGNDVGMASSPIVLDDTVVVQIENQGDSFAAGINAENGQTRWFLPRSERANWASPIALKSVKSGDESVALLQNGDGVTAVSSKSGVVLWELGGGASTISTSLTTGDQAFIVSKGLTVLDLKDPRVKPEIIWEANKLNPNSMSPILHDGKVYTINGSGVLNCGDAATGDLDWSLRLKGKFWATPVIAGQKLIAINYDGLAMVVDLSGKKGEIVEEIDMGEHIQATPALGDNAIYIKGDHHLWKIAGKQ, encoded by the coding sequence ATGCGTATCCTACTTAGTTTATTGTGCCTGGCCGCGATCGTTTCGACCACAGCTGCCGACTGGCGACAGTTCCGCGGCAACGACACCACCGGATCCTCCGCCTCGTGCGAACTGCCGGACAAGTGGTCGGCTGATGATGAGAACGTTGCCTGGAAGGTCGAACTGCCAGGCCGCGGGCCGTCGAGTCCGATCATGGTCGACGGAAAGGTCATCGTCACCACCGCCGATGGAGCCGATCTCGAACAGCTGCATGTGCTGTGCTTTTCCGCCGAAGACGGTAAGAAGCTGTGGCAACGCAATTTCTGGGCAACCGGCCGAACGTTCTGTCACCCGCAAACAACGCCTGCCGCACCGAGCCCCGTAAGTGACGGAAAGCACGTGTATGCCTTCTTCGGTTCCAGCGACCTGTTGTGCCTGGACCTGGATGGAAACCTAAAGTGGTACCGAGGTCTCGGTCACGAACACCCCAAGGCGGGTAACGACGTCGGCATGGCCAGTTCGCCGATCGTGCTCGACGATACGGTCGTGGTGCAGATCGAAAACCAAGGCGATTCGTTCGCTGCCGGGATCAACGCCGAGAACGGTCAAACGCGTTGGTTCCTGCCGCGCTCGGAACGAGCCAACTGGGCGTCACCCATTGCATTAAAGTCCGTCAAGTCAGGGGACGAGAGCGTTGCCCTGCTGCAGAACGGCGACGGAGTCACGGCCGTTTCCTCGAAGAGTGGCGTCGTCCTGTGGGAACTCGGCGGCGGGGCGTCGACGATTTCCACTTCCCTGACCACCGGCGACCAGGCCTTCATCGTCTCGAAAGGCCTGACGGTGCTCGACTTGAAGGATCCTCGCGTCAAGCCAGAGATCATCTGGGAAGCCAACAAGCTGAATCCCAATTCCATGAGCCCCATCCTGCACGATGGCAAGGTCTACACCATCAACGGCAGCGGAGTGCTCAACTGCGGAGACGCTGCTACCGGCGATCTTGATTGGTCGCTGCGTCTGAAGGGGAAATTCTGGGCCACCCCGGTCATCGCCGGCCAGAAGCTGATTGCCATCAATTACGATGGGCTGGCCATGGTGGTCGACCTGTCTGGCAAAAAAGGGGAGATCGTCGAAGAAATCGACATGGGCGAACACATTCAGGCAACGCCTGCCCTGGGCGACAATGCGATATACATCAAAGGAGATCACCACCTGTGGAAGATCGCTGGCAAGCAGTAA
- the aroA gene encoding 3-phosphoshikimate 1-carboxyvinyltransferase: protein MVAEIAIAPCGPITGSIRPPGSKSLTNRALIIAALAKGQSTLTGALESEDTEVMIDSLRRIGVSIAHDPANHTLTVEGNGGKFRGDNTEMFIANSGTSMRFLTALATLGTGTFRLDGIARMRERPIGDLIEALRQLGANIRTELDNACPPVLVDAQGLPGGKATIAGNISSQYLSGLLMAAPYASSEVQLEVDGELVSQPYVRMTTQIMRDFGVTLQENDCRRFVIPGGQTYRGREYAIEPDASAASYFWGAAAVSGGQVTVEGLSRDALQGDVGFCEALAQMGCQVEYQADQITVTGGTLRGIHIDMGEISDTVQTLAAVALFADGPTTITGVAHNRHKETDRIGDLACELRKLGAAVDEREDGMTITPGKPQPARIETYNDHRMAMSLALVGLRQEGIVILNPGCTSKTYPHFFEDLAKICGS, encoded by the coding sequence GTGGTTGCTGAAATTGCCATTGCTCCGTGTGGTCCTATTACGGGATCGATTCGCCCCCCCGGCTCGAAAAGTCTTACCAACCGAGCTTTGATTATCGCTGCGCTGGCCAAAGGTCAATCGACGCTGACGGGTGCGCTCGAAAGCGAAGACACGGAAGTGATGATCGACAGCCTTCGTCGGATTGGCGTTTCCATCGCCCACGATCCGGCGAACCACACGCTGACCGTCGAAGGCAACGGCGGCAAGTTTCGCGGCGATAATACCGAGATGTTCATCGCCAACAGCGGTACCTCGATGCGTTTTCTCACCGCCCTGGCAACCCTCGGCACCGGCACGTTTCGCCTGGACGGAATCGCCCGGATGCGCGAGCGCCCCATCGGCGACCTGATCGAAGCGCTCCGGCAGCTAGGTGCCAACATCCGTACGGAACTCGACAACGCATGTCCTCCCGTGCTTGTTGATGCCCAGGGACTGCCTGGCGGAAAGGCCACCATCGCTGGCAACATCAGCAGCCAATACCTCAGTGGCCTTTTGATGGCCGCCCCTTACGCTTCCAGCGAAGTTCAACTGGAAGTCGACGGCGAATTGGTTTCGCAGCCGTACGTCCGCATGACGACGCAGATCATGCGTGACTTTGGCGTCACGCTCCAGGAAAACGATTGTCGCCGCTTCGTCATCCCCGGCGGGCAAACGTATCGCGGGCGCGAGTATGCCATCGAACCGGATGCTTCCGCGGCAAGCTATTTCTGGGGAGCCGCCGCCGTCAGTGGCGGCCAGGTTACCGTCGAAGGGCTCTCGCGCGATGCGCTGCAAGGTGACGTCGGCTTCTGCGAAGCGCTCGCCCAGATGGGCTGCCAGGTAGAGTACCAGGCCGATCAGATCACCGTCACCGGCGGAACGCTTCGCGGCATCCACATCGACATGGGCGAAATCAGCGATACGGTCCAAACCCTGGCCGCCGTGGCACTGTTTGCCGATGGCCCCACCACGATTACCGGCGTCGCCCATAACCGCCACAAAGAGACCGACCGGATCGGTGACCTGGCGTGCGAGCTTCGCAAACTCGGAGCGGCCGTCGACGAACGGGAAGACGGGATGACCATCACGCCAGGAAAGCCGCAGCCGGCTCGAATCGAAACGTACAATGATCACCGAATGGCCATGAGCCTGGCCCTGGTCGGCCTTCGCCAAGAAGGAATCGTGATCCTCAACCCGGGCTGTACGAGCAAAACGTATCCTCACTTCTTTGAGGACCTGGCAAAGATCTGCGGCAGCTAG